CCCCACCCAAAAAATAATTTTAAAATTATTTGTGCTGGCCTTGGCGGCAAACCTAGGCGCCTGCTTAGCTCCTCGTTATATCCGCCCTACAGTCGAAACGGCTCCTGCCTTTAAAGAACAGGCTACTCCCGAGGAAGCGAAGCAATGGAAAATGGCGATTCCCAGCGATCTTTTGGCCTGCGGACCCTGGTGGGAACTTTTTGGGGATGCTCAATTGAATGAGCTGGAACAGAAAATTGCCAGTGGCAATCAGAATGTGAAACAAGCGGAGGCGCGGTATCGTCAGGCCCGTGCCTTGGTGAGTGGTGCCCGAGCGGTATTTTTACCGACGGTCACGATACAACCTGCACTCAATCGAAAAAATACGGGAGGCGATATGAGTCATAGCTTTGACTTATCGGGAACTGCCTCCTGGGAGTCGAATGTGTGGGAAACGGCTTCGGCTTTTAAGGGCGCCAAGGCTAGGGCCCAATCGAGTGCAGCTCAATTAGAAGGCATGAAGCTCAGCATGCAGGCAGAACTTGCGACCGATTTTTTTTCCTTGCAAGAATTGGATATGGAAATCGGCCTTCTGAATTCTTCCGTGACTTATTATCAGGAGGCCTTGAAGCTCAATCAGATACGATTGCAGGGCGGAATTTCTTCGGAGCTGGAGGTCGCCCAGGCTCAAACGCAATTAGAGAGCACGCGGGCGCAGGCGACAGATCTTGGGATAGCACGGGCTCAATTTGAACACGCCCTCGCGGTTCTGATTGGCGAGTCGCCTTCTACTTTTTCTCTTCCGCTTAGCCAAATTCAACGCGAGCCTCCTTCTATTCCAGCAGGACTTCCTTCTCAATTATTGGAGAGACGACCCGATATTGCTTCGGCCGAAAGACTCGTCATGGCGGCCAATGCTCAAATTGGACAAGCACGGGCCGCTTATTTCCCTGCCCTCTCTTTAACCTCTTCGAGGGGATATACAGGGCTATTGAGTTCTCCTCTTAGCTTTTGGAGTATAGGCGCGTCTGCTGTTGAAACCTTGCTGGATTTCGGTCGCCGCCGAGCAGGAGTTAGACAGGCGCATGCCACCTATGAGGAATCGGTGGCCTTCTATCGTCAAACCGTGCTGAATGCCTTCAAAGAAGTGGAAGACAATCTCGCGGCACTGCGTTTACTTTCGCAGGAGATTGCTCAACAAAATTCCGCCGTGAAAGCCGCCGAAAAATCTCTACAAATCGAAAGTGCTCGCCTGAAAGCGGGAACTGTTTCCAATCTTGATGTAATTGTGGAAGAAAATATTTTGCTCACAAATAAACGCAATGCTGTTCAATTGATCGGTCGTCGCATGAACTTGACAGTTGCGCTTATCCGCGCGCTGGGAGGGGGATGGGAGAGTTTCCGGCTTCCCTGAAAAGCCTGTATTAGCGATTGAGTTCTCGCCTTGACATCTCGATTGGCTGTGCTTACTTCGCCAGAGCTGCTTTTAGTAAAAATTTAATCCGACATTTCTTTAGGGGGGGTCATTATGGAAAATATCAGCGAACGCGAAAAAGCCATCGCACTTGCACTGCAATCCATCGAAAAACAATTTGGCAAAGGTTCTATCTTGCGCATGGGCGATAAAGATTATGTGCAGGAGGCCCTGGAGGTCATTCCCTCGGGTTCTATTTCCCTCGATTTAGCCTTGGGCGTAGGGGGCTTTCCCAAGGGGCGCATTGTGGAAGTTTATGGGCCGGAATCCAGCGGTAAAACCACACTCACCCTGCATGCCATTGCTGAGGCCCAAAAGAAGGGGGGCATTGTGGCTTTTATCGACGCGGAACATGCCTTTGATATTCAATATGCAAAAAAACTGGGGGTGAAGGTAGAAGATCTGCTGCTGTCCCAACCCGATTCCGGTGAGCAGGCCCTGGAGATCGCAGAATCCCTCGTGCGGTCGAATGCCATTGATGTCATTGTGGTCGACTCCGTGGCAGCGTTGGTTCCCAAGGCAGAACTCGAAGGCGATATGGGTGACGCACAGATGGGAGCTCAAGCCCGCTTGATGAGTCAGGCCCTACGTAAGCTGACAGGGCTTGTTTCCAAAAGTAAAACCCTGCTTTTCTTCATCAATCAAATTCGCATGAAAATTGGGGTCATGTTCGGAAATCCGGAAACGACTAC
The sequence above is a segment of the Deltaproteobacteria bacterium genome. Coding sequences within it:
- the recA gene encoding recombinase RecA, with the translated sequence MENISEREKAIALALQSIEKQFGKGSILRMGDKDYVQEALEVIPSGSISLDLALGVGGFPKGRIVEVYGPESSGKTTLTLHAIAEAQKKGGIVAFIDAEHAFDIQYAKKLGVKVEDLLLSQPDSGEQALEIAESLVRSNAIDVIVVDSVAALVPKAELEGDMGDAQMGAQARLMSQALRKLTGLVSKSKTLLFFINQIRMKIGVMFGNPETTTGGNALKFYASIRLDIRRIGPIKQGDQMVGNRTRVKVVKNKVAPPFKEVEFDIIYGEGISKDGDLLDLAANSEIIEKSGSWFTYQGERLGQGRENAKQFLKDNPSIAAKIEKQVFENYGIVRSEAPVAGKEESKIEAKEKKREKEKLN
- a CDS encoding efflux transporter outer membrane subunit, with protein sequence MQNFIPTQKIILKLFVLALAANLGACLAPRYIRPTVETAPAFKEQATPEEAKQWKMAIPSDLLACGPWWELFGDAQLNELEQKIASGNQNVKQAEARYRQARALVSGARAVFLPTVTIQPALNRKNTGGDMSHSFDLSGTASWESNVWETASAFKGAKARAQSSAAQLEGMKLSMQAELATDFFSLQELDMEIGLLNSSVTYYQEALKLNQIRLQGGISSELEVAQAQTQLESTRAQATDLGIARAQFEHALAVLIGESPSTFSLPLSQIQREPPSIPAGLPSQLLERRPDIASAERLVMAANAQIGQARAAYFPALSLTSSRGYTGLLSSPLSFWSIGASAVETLLDFGRRRAGVRQAHATYEESVAFYRQTVLNAFKEVEDNLAALRLLSQEIAQQNSAVKAAEKSLQIESARLKAGTVSNLDVIVEENILLTNKRNAVQLIGRRMNLTVALIRALGGGWESFRLP